A single region of the Salvia miltiorrhiza cultivar Shanhuang (shh) chromosome 8, IMPLAD_Smil_shh, whole genome shotgun sequence genome encodes:
- the LOC130998100 gene encoding uncharacterized protein LOC130998100, producing the protein MSSATQGSNGFARGCRTNKTDKKRRSWSTSEQEVLLAALKELVAQGWKSDNGFRAGYLNKLEEAMKKTFPTTDLKGMPHINSKTTTWKKEYYSLCLMLSNSGVGFNVDGKHMIDCTDEQWEAITKKDRNALNMRYKSWPYLDQWREIFGKDRATGEEAKDLMEAAHQMYHKIDLSQEQVDGDYHVSLEDVDETVDTNDSTSQTQKPEPVLRPSSRKRKQRDESDKLFEVLAEIGHGTKERLDTIAGRMGYDYDVSAARKHLFSQLTAIPGLSQKAIFEVTDLLAKEVERLDVFTSLPDEAKADYVYYLLDMINK; encoded by the exons ATGAGCTCCGCGACTCAAG GAAGCAATGGGTTTGCACGAGGTTGTCGCACCAATAAAACAGATAAGAAGCGTCGAAGTTGGTCGACGAGCGAACAAGAAGTCCTATTGGCTGCCTTGAAGGAGTTGGTCGCCCAAGGATGGAAATCCGATAACGGATTTCGCGCGGGATACTTGAACAAGTTGGAGGAGGCAATGAAAAAGACATTTCCTACTACCGATTTGAAGGGCATGCCTCACATAAACTCCAAGACGACCACGTGGAAGAAGGAGTACTATTCTTTATGCTTGATGTTGTCAAATAGTGGAGTGGGTTTCAATGTGGATGGCAAGCACATGATTGACTGCACTGACGAACAGTGGGAAGCTATTACGAAG AAAGATAGAAATGCATTAAATATGCGCTATAAGAGCTGGCCTTACCTTGATCAATGGAGAGAGATTTTCGGGAAAGATAGGGCGACGGGTGAAGAAGCTAAAGACCTAATGGAAGCGGCTCATCAAATGTACCACAAAATCGATCTTAGCCAAGAACAGGTCGACGGTGACTATCACGTGTCTCTCGAAGATGTTGATGAGACCGTGGATACTAATGATAGCACCAGCCAAACCCAGAAGCCAGAGCCTGTCCTGCGCCCATCTAGCAGGAAGAGGAAGCAACGAGACGAGTCCGACAAACTGTTCGAGGTGTTGGCAGAAATCGGGCACGGGACAAAGGAGAGACTCGACACAATTGCTGGGCGAATGGGATATGATTACGATGTATCCGCAGCAAGAAAGCATCTATTCTCACAACTGACAGCTATCCCCGGTCTGTCCCAAAAAGCAATATTTGAGGTGACCGACCTACTTGCCAAGGAGGTGGAACGCCTCGATGTGTTTACCAGCCTGCCGGATGAAGCAAAAGCAGATTACGTCTACTACTTGCTTGACATGATAAACAAGTAG
- the LOC131001219 gene encoding uncharacterized protein LOC131001219, producing the protein MSYHARRILTPGASRKRKEMESLHPSTLAKPLVPLTSVTRAVSGASQATKATEPQPMTSNRLLAGYMAYEFLTKGTLFGQKFDPGRAEAMPVSMAEPKRNRYGKEAEPTGKPKPQSYAEVANIMKSDAVHIPGVVNPTQLARWIQM; encoded by the coding sequence ATGAGTTACCACGCGCGCAGAATATTGACGCCTGGGGCCTCACGGAAGCGGAAAGAGATGGAGTCCCTTCATCCTTCCACGTTAGCGAAACCGTTAGTTCCACTAACGTCCGTCACCCGCGCCGTTAGTGGGGCCAGCCAGGCGACGAAGGCGACTGAGCCGCAACCGATGACATCAAACCGGCTCTTAGCCGGCTACATGGCCTACGAGTTCCTGACTAAAGGAACGCTTTTCGGGCAAAAGTTCGACCCGGGCCGGGCCGAGGCTATGCCGGTCAGCATGGCCGAGCCGAAGAGGAACCGGTATGGTAAGGAAGCCGAGCCGACCGGGAAGCCGAAGCCGCAGAGCTATGCTGAGGTGGCAAACATAATGAAAAGCGATGCGGTCCACATTCCGGGAGTAGTCAACCCCACGCAATTAGCTCGGTGGATTCAAATGTAG
- the LOC131001220 gene encoding 50S ribosomal protein L28, chloroplastic, producing the protein MTTITATIRPLMTGVPVAKSQHLGRISPKSSKASSDIGFISSHLSGIKISTTAFESAPCTISAPFRPSLQPVARRICPFTGKKPNKANRVSHSNHRTIRRQFVNLQYKKIWWEAGKRFVKLRLSTKAIKTIEKNGLDAVAKKAGIDLSKM; encoded by the exons ATGACGACGATAACAGCTACGATAAGACCATTAATGACGGGTGTGCCGGTGGCCAAGTCCCAACACCTTGGCAGAATTTCACCGAAGAGTTCGAAAGCAAGTTCTGACATCGGTTTCATTTCATCCCATTTGAGCGGCATCAAAATTTCAACCACTGCCTTCGAAAGTGCCCCTTGCACAATTTCTGCCCCTTTTAGGCCTTCTCTTCAGCCTGTTGCCA GAAGAATCTGTCCTTTCACGGGGAAAAAACCAAACAAGGCCAACAGGGTTTCCCACTCGAACCACAGGACAATAAGACGGCAGTTTGTGAATCTGCAGTATAAGAAGATATGGTGGGAAGCTGGGAAGCGCTTTGTGAAGTTGCGATTGTCAACCAAAGCTATAAAGACAATCGAGAAGAATGGACTCGATGCAGTGGCTAAGAAGGCCGGGATTGATCTCAGCAAAATGTGA
- the LOC131001222 gene encoding protein NRT1/ PTR FAMILY 5.2-like, with protein sequence MEDGYTEDGTVDLKGNPVLRSKRGGWTACFFVVVYEVFERMAYYGISTNLFIYLTKKLHQGTVESANNVTNWVGTIWMTPVLGAYIADALLGRYWTFLIACGIYFSGMSLLTIAVSIHPLKPGPCSDPSGVNCKKPTALQVGVFFGALYTLALGTGGTKPNISTIGADQFDEFEPKEKAHKLSFFNWWMFSIFFGTLFANTVLVYIQDNVGWSLGYGLPTIGLAISILIFLAGTPFYRHKLPTGSPFTKMARVIVAAFRNWTISVPTDSKDLFELDSEVYAKKGKYRIDSTPTLRFLNKACVKSKSSSPWRLCPVTQVEETKQMLRMIPILIATFVPSTMIAQIGTLFVKQGTTLNRNIGSFVIPPASLAGFVTLSMLISVVLYDRFFVKVVRKWSNNPRGISLLQRMGIGMIFHIVIMVVAWLTERHRLQVARANGLVDNGKQVPLSIFVLLPQFVLMGTADAFLEVAKIEFFYDQAPESMKSLGTSYSTTSLGAGNFISSFLLSTVTRITRGDDNQGWIRNNLNASHLDYYYAFFAILNLLNFIFFLIVVRYYVYKAEVSDSISLLRQQLEGSRHHVSDTGTN encoded by the exons ATGGAAGATGGATACACAGAAGATGGAACAGTTGATCTCAAAGGAAATCCAGTTCTTAGATCAAAGAGGGGTGGATGGACTGCTTGCTTCTTCGTCGTTG TGTACGAAGTGTTTGAGCGGATGGCTTACTACGGTATATCCACGAATCTCTTCATATACTTGACCAAGAAACTACATCAGGGCACAGTCGAGTCGGCCAACAACGTCACCAATTGGGTCGGAACCATTTGGATGACTCCAGTGCTCGGCGCCTACATAGCTGACGCGCTCTTGGGTCGTTATTGGACTTTCCTCATTGCTTGCGGAATCTATTTTTCG gGGATGTCCCTCCTAACTATAGCCGTATCAATCCATCCACTAAAGCCCGGCCCATGTTCGGATCCAAGTGGGGTGAATTGCAAGAAGCCCACAGCTCTCCAAGTGGGTGTTTTCTTTGGGGCACTCTACACGTTGGCGTTGGGCACCGGCGGCACGAAGCCCAATATCTCGACGATCGGTGCGGATCAGTTCGACGAGTTCGAGCCGAAAGAGAAGGCCCACAAGCTGTCCTTCTTCAACTGGTGGATGTTCAGCATATTTTTCGGGACACTATTTGCAAACACAGTATTGGTGTACATCCAAGATAATGTGGGATGGAGTCTTGGTTATGGGCTCCCTACTATTGGGCTTGCCATTTCCATTCTTATATTTTTGGCGGGAACCCCCTTCTATAGGCACAAGCTACCCACGGGCAGTCCCTTCACCAAGATGGCTAGGGTCATCGTCGCTGCCTTCCGAAATTGGACCATCTCCGTCCCTACTGATTCCAAGGACCTCTTTGAGCTTGATTCGGAGGTTTATGCTAAGAAAGGCAAATACCGGATTGATTCCACGCCTACATTGAG ATTTCTGAACAAAGCATGTGTGAAAAGCAAGTCAAGCAGCCCGTGGCGGCTATGCCCTGTGACTCAAGTAGAAGAAACAAAACAAATGCTAAGAATGATCCCCATTCTGATAGCCACATTCGTGCCAAGCACGATGATAGCTCAAATAGGCACCCTCTTCGTGAAGCAGGGCACAACCCTGAACAGAAACATCGGCAGCTTCGTGATCCCTCCGGCAAGCCTAGCCGGATTCGTGACCCTGTCGATGCTCATCTCCGTGGTGCTATACGACCGCTTCTTCGTGAAAGTCGTCCGGAAATGGAGCAACAACCCAAGAGGGATCAGCCTCCTGCAGAGGATGGGCATCGGCATGATCTTCCACATCGTCATCATGGTAGTCGCCTGGCTAACCGAGAGGCACAGGCTCCAAGTCGCCAGAGCAAACGGCCTTGTCGACAACGGAAAACAAGTCCCCTTATCCATCTTCGTGCTGCTGCCGCAGTTTGTGTTAATGGGAACTGCCGATGCGTTTTTGGAGGTGGCTAAGATTGAGTTCTTCTACGATCAGGCGCCAGAGAGCATGAAGAGTTTGGGGACGTCTTACTCCACCACCAGCCTCGGAGCAGGAAACTTCATCAGTAGCTTCCTGCTTTCCACTGTCACCAGGATCACCCGAGGGGACGATAATCAGGGGTGGATAAGGAACAACCTCAATGCGTCTCATCTCGATTATTACTACGCCTTTTTCGCCATCTTGAACCTCCTCaacttcatcttcttcctcattgTCGTCAGGTATTATGTGTACAAGGCAGAGGTCTCCGATTCCATTAGCCTTCTTAGACAACAACTGGAGGGATCCAGACACCATGTTTCAGATACAGGGACGAATTAA
- the LOC130998101 gene encoding uncharacterized protein LOC130998101 codes for MVGISDKPRYRTRKGQISTNVLGVCDRNLQFVYVLSGWEGSAADSRVLRDALNRPHGLKVPKGNYYLCDNGYANCEGFLTPYKGVRYHLKEWGPTAARPQNKEELFNLRHSKARNAVERAFGIMKMRWGILRSPTFYPIKVQNRLIMASFLINNFIRMEMPVDPIEQELDAMEQANAIGVAVGPDEYIDTVESSPQWNAARDDLAEGMWLQYISTI; via the exons ATGGTTGGCATTAGTGACAAACCGCGATATAGAACAAGAAAAGGGCAAATATCAACCAATGTATTGGGTGTATGTGATCGTAACCTGCAGTTCGTGTACGTACTGTCCGGTTGGGAAGGATCTGCCGCGGATTCTAGAGTCCTAAGAGATGCTCTTAATAGACCTCACGGTCTTAAGGTTCCAAAGG GAAACTATTACTTGTGTGACAATGGTTATGCAAATTGTGAGGGGTTTCTAACGCCCTACAAGGGCGTTAGATATCATCTAAAAGAGTGGGGTCCCACAGCTGCAAGACCCCAAAACAAGGAGGAGCTTTTTAACCTCCGGCATAGTAAGGCTCGTAACGCCGTTGAACGAGCTTTTGGGATCATGAAGATGAGATGGGGAATTCTCCGGTCTCCAACATTTTATCCTATAAAAGTTCAAAATAGACTAATCATGGCGTCCTTTTTAATTAACAATTTTATCCGTATGGAGATGCCCGTTGATCCAATAGAGCAGGAACTTGATGCGATGGAACAAGCTAATGCTATAGGTGTAGCAGTGGGACCTGATGAGTACATCGATACTGTTGAGTCATCTCCCCAGTGGAATGCAGCCCGAGACGATTTGGCCGAGGGGATGTGGCTCCAGTATATTAGCACTATATAG